In the genome of Gadus morhua chromosome 12, gadMor3.0, whole genome shotgun sequence, one region contains:
- the chst7 gene encoding carbohydrate sulfotransferase 7: MSLSRRAFLSEFSLTQRQKLCDGVHTTERPGKISRAATRPLGEMKRRLQKKYLILILGYSGLLLLVPYIFDYGGKPTLVKNGQQQPKCPDLESTMALWNNGERSNSTADTAYEYAANRSGRARTNIYLHATWRTGSSFLGELFNQHPDVFYLYEPMWHIWQALYPGDAGSLQGAVRDMMNALYRCDFSVFKLYAGSQNISTAFIFGWKTNKVICSEPLCSANKRDAIGMVKEDQCGKCPKRDMRDLERECKKYPVMVIKGVRVLDVSVLVPLMRDPSINLKVLQLFRDPRAVHNSRLKSKQALVKESIQVLRSKKQADKFKRLLVPNNRVNRAENYVSSAMELICDNWLSDLVLETNAPPWIKRNYIRVRYEDLVLHPMQELQRLFKFSNLSTFSALDEFVLNMTHGQGYSSDKPFLISARDAKEAIYAWRERLNVQQIQQVEAYCSEVMKQLGYPKNSVDKT, translated from the coding sequence atgtctctctcccgtcGCGCCTTTCTCTCTGAATTTTCTCTCACTCAACGGCAGAAGTTGTGTGACGGAGTTCACACCACAGAGCGGCCGGGGAAAATCTCACGAGCAGCAACAAGACCGCTCGGGGAAATGAAGAGGAGGCTACAGAAGAAATACTTGATTTTAATCCTCGGTTACTCGGGCTTGCTACTGCTGGTTCCCTATATCTTTGACTACGGCGGCAAGCCCACACTTGTAAAAAATGGACAACAACAGCCCAAATGCCCCGACCTGGAGAGCACCATGGCTCTGTGGAATAACGGCGAGCGGTCCAACAGCACCGCAGACACGGCGTACGAGTACGCCGCCAACCGGAGCGGCAGGGCTCGGACCAACATCTACCTGCACGCCACCTGGAGAACAGGCTCGTCGTTCCTAGGTGAGCTCTTCAACCAGCATCCCGACGTCTTCTACCTGTACGAGCCCATGTGGCACATCTGGCAGGCGCTGTACCCGGGGGACGCGGGCAGCCTGCAGGGAGCCGTGCGGGACATGATGAACGCGCTTTACCGCTGCGACTTCTCCGTGTTCAAACTTTACGCAGGCTCGCAGAACATCAGCACGGCGTTCATCTTCGGATGGAAGACGAACAAGGTGATTTGCTCGGAGCCGCTGTGCAGCGCAAACAAACGCGACGCCATCGGcatggtgaaggaggaccagtgCGGGAAGTGTCCGAAGAGGGACATGCGAGACCTGGAGAGGGAGTGCAAGAAGTACCCGGTGATGGTCATCAAAGGAGTGCGCGTGTTGGACGTCAGTGTGCTGGTACCTCTGATGAGGGACCCCTCGATTAACCTCAAGGTCCTCCAGCTCTTCAGGGACCCCCGAGCGGTCCATAACTCTCGCCTCAAGTCCAAGCAGGCCCTGGTCAAGGAGAGTATCCAGGTGCTGAGGAGCAAGAAGCAGGCGGACAAATTCAAGCGGCTACTGGTGCCCAACAACCGGGTCAACCGGGCAGAGAACTATGTGTCAAGCGCCATGGAGCTGATCTGCGACAATTGGCTCAGTGACCTAGTGTTGGAGACGAACGCGCCTCCGTGGATCAAAAGGAACTATATCCGTGTACGCTACGAAGACCTGGTACTTCACCCCATGCAGGAGCTTCAGAGGCTCTTCAAGTTTTCCAACTTGTCCACTTTCTCCGCGCTGGACGAGTTCGTGTTGAACATGACACACGGGCAAGGCTACTCCTCGGATAAGCCCTTCCTCATCTCGGCAAGAGATGCCAAAGAGGCCATCTACGCCTGGAGAGAGCGCCTGAACGTTCAGCAGATCCAACAGGTGGAGGCCTACTGCAGCGAGGTGATGAAGCAGCTGGGTTACCCCAAGAACAGCGTGGATAAGACGTAG
- the tubgcp5 gene encoding gamma-tubulin complex component 5, translating to MAHWTKFEKDTERETKTLVRWASGIEDENDQNFQLALKFAWSNFKFHNYLDVDSHKVTRSINGIYEKLMIHSDVTKAESWARLTDEFLNSPLMNVDGTKTDAHYSILSMMLLLAGPPTNTEYVERPRLKEAEVKDTFDWAKYLMEDEDLECGPYPDTPEWSEEESDEEDPQQPISREDSGIQVDRTPQEDQDNTNQALALTWTVGEPDARAWLEQHVVTPYWVTHASRFPHSLHLHSNLLNVWDQYLYNTDPLYLPEDKAFVTETQVIRETLWLLSGVKKLFIFQFHEGKVSVRNDVVVTHLTSSCLRSVLDDIAVYGQAVFRLQRFIDEVTGHSSEPGPPPPSSSSGSHCSSSSHSSCREPPFRTYQAFVWALYKYFSSFREELTTIEKQLIGKDETVTLSAVLVRLRPHLAQIRVLHKVFCTGVAEVPVDTTNVVRASHLLNTLYKAIIEYDSVGEASEHTVALLFSLWTETVRPYLEIVDEWIVHGQLFDPAREFIIQRNKDVPVNHRDFWYATYTLYSISEPVEGEDRMNDAGSGSSAGEQTSGAGGRQPTMVSFLKPVLKQIIMAGKSMQLLKNLDCKESVPADSASRDAERKSLYTLFLESVQSRLCRRDDSPLDAVTEQQATKRSLIKMQSIVVQHLQIDDIHDPLLAINFARLYLEQSDFHERFSGGEFIVDRSSQSVTCQSFELTLRSCLYPHIQRRYIQCCGNLMTTLKKDYKLLEYLQAMRNYFLLEAGDTMYDFYTAIFERVLEKESWQQLSFLNAQLQEAVGQRHPEDSSRLSIFLDTSEPARKKQPVHNLDVLTLSYKVPWPVDIVISSECQRIYNQVFLLLLQIKWAKYCLDTVRFSDLTSATQKAEGGVAGEGASAKEGINQQIHRMCLLRVKLMHFVNSLHNYIVTRILHSTGLEFQHQVQEAKDLDQLIKIHYRYLSTIHDRCLLREKVSFVKEAIMKVLNLVLIFSDRWQAGFGAWKIESIDKMESDFKNCHMFLVTILNKAVCRGSFPHLESLALSLMAGFEQC from the exons ATGGCTCACTGGACCAAGTTCGAGAAGGATACCGAGAGAGAAACCAAGACCCTGGTCAGATGGGCCAGCGGGATCGAGGACGAGAATGACCAGAACTTCCAATTGGCATTAAAGTTCGCATGGTCCAATTTCAA GTTCCACAATTACCTGGACGTCGACAGCCATAAAGTCACCCGCAGCATCAATGG gATATACGAGAAGCTGATGATCCACTCGGACGTAACTAAAGCTGAATCATGGGCTCGCCTCACCGACGAGTTCCTGAACTCGCCCTTGATGAACGTGGACGGCACTAAG ACAGATGCTCATTACAGCATACTGTCCATGATGCTTCTGCTTGCGGGgccccccacaaacacagagtATGTAGAGAGACCCCGGCTCAAAGAAGCAG AAGTGAAGGATACTTTTGATTGGGCAAAGTACCTGATGGAGGATGAAGACCTGGAGTGTGGGCCGTACCCTGACACCCCG gagtggtcagaggaggagagcgatgAAGAGGACccccagcagccaatcagcagagAGGATTCGGGTATTCAGGTAGACCGAACGccccaggaggaccaggacaACACTAACCAGGCACTCGCCCTCAcatggacag TGGGAGAGCCGGATGCCAGGGCCTGGCTGGAGCAGCATGTGGTGACCCCGTATTGGGTTACTCACGCTTCCCGGTTCCCCCACAGCCTCCATCTGCATTCCAACCTTCTCAACGTCTG GGACCAGTACCTGTACAACACTGACCCGTTGTATCTTCCTGAAGACAAGGCCTTTGTGACGGAGACGCAGGTGATACGCGAGACGCTGTG GCTGCTGTCAGGGGTGAAGAAGCTCTTCATATTCCAGTTCCACGAGGGGAAGGTGTCTGTGAGGAACGACGTAGTGGTGACCCATCTGACCAGC agCTGCCTCCGCTCGGTGCTGGATGACATCGCCGTGTACGGCCAGGCGGTCTTCAGGCTGCAGCGGTTCATCGACGAGGTCACGGGCCACTCCTCGGAGCCCGGACCCCCGccgcccagctcctcctccggttcccactgctcctcctcctcccactcctcgtGCCGGGAGCCCCCCTTCCGGACCTACCAGGCCTTCGTGTGGGCCCTCTACAAGTACTTCTCCAGTTTCCGGGAGGAGCTCACCACCATAGAGAAGCAGCTCATCGGCAAAG ACGAGACGGTAACTCTGTCGGCCGTGCTGGTccggctccgcccccacctGGCGCAGATCCGCGTCCTGCACAAGGTCTTCTGCACGGGCGTGGCCGAGGTTCCCGTGGACACCACCAACGTGGTGCGGGCGTCCCACCTCCTCAACACGCTCTACAAGGCCATCATAGAGTACGACAGCGTGGGCGAGGCCTCGGAGCACACG GTGGCTCTGCTGTTCTCTCTGTGGACGGAGACGGTTCGTCCGTACCTGGAGATCGTGGATGAGTGGATTGTTCACGGACAGCTGTTCGACCCCGCCCGGGAGTTCATCATTCAGAG gaACAAGGACGTGCCGGTGAACCACCGGGACTTCTGGTACGCCACCTACACGCTGTACAGCATCTCGGAGCCCGTGGAGGGGGAGGACCGGATGAATGACGCGGGCAGCGGGAGCTCCGCCGGGGAGCAGACCtccggggccgggggccggcaGCCCACCATGGTCTCCTTCCTCAAGCCCGTCCTCAAGCAGATCATCATGGCGGGCAAGAGCATGCAGCTGCTCAAGAACCTGGACTGCAAGGAGAGCGTGCCGGCCGACAGCGCCTCTAGAG ACGCGGAGAGGAAAAGCTTGTACACTTTGTTCTTGGAGTCGGTTCAGTCGCGGCTCTGTCGCCGGGACGACTCGCCCCTGGATGCGGTAACCGAGCAACAGGCCACTAAGCGCAGCCTGATCAAGATGCAGTCCATCGTGGTGCAGCACCTGCAGATCGACGACATCCACGACCCGCTGCTCGCCATCAACTTTGCCAG GCTTTACTTGGAGCAGAGCGACTTCCACGAGCGCTTCTCCGGCGGGGAGTTCATCGTGGATCGCTCCTCCCAGTCTGTGACGTGCCAGAGCTTTGAGCTGACTCTCCGCTCCTGCCTGTACCCCCACATCCAGCGAAGATACATCCAGTGCTGCGGGAACCTCATGACCACGCTCAAGAAGGACTACAA GCTGCTGGAGTACCTCCAGGCGATGAGGAACTACTTCCTGTTGGAGGCCGGGGACACCATGTACGACTTCTACACGGCCATCTTCGAGCGtgtgctggagaaggagagctGGCAGCAGCTGTCCTTCCTCAACGCtcagctgcaggaggcggtggggcAGCGACACCCAGAGGACAGCAGCAG GCTGTCTATCTTCCTGGATACCAGTGAACCAGCCCGCAAGAAGCAGCCGGTCCACAACCTGGACGTCCTCACCCTGAGCTACAAG GTCCCCTGGCCCGTGGACATCGTCATCAGCAGCGAGTGCCAGCGGATCTACAACCAGgtgttcctgctgctgctgcagatcaAATGGGCCAAGTACTGCCTGGACACGGTCCGGTTCAGCG ATCTTACGTCAGCCACTCAGAAAGCagaagggggcgtggccggggaGGGGGCGTCGGCCAAGGAGGGCATAAACCAGCAGATCCACCGCATGTGTCTGCTGCGGGTCAAGCTGATGCACTTCGTCAACAGCCTTCACAACTACATAGTGACCCGG ATCCTGCACAGCACCGGTCTGGAGTTCCAGCACCAGGTCCAGGAGGCTAAAGACCTGGACCAGCTGATCAAGATCCACTACAGATACCTGTCCACCATCCACGACCGCTGCCTGCTCAGAGAGAAG GTCAGTTTCGTGAAGGAAGCCATCATGAAGGTCCTCAATCTGGTCCTCATCTTCTCTGACCGCTGGCAGGCCGGCTTCGGAGCCTGGAA GATTGAGTCGATAGACAAGATGGAGTCTGACTTTAAGAACTGCCACATGTTCCTGGTGACCATACTGAACAAGGCCGTCTGCCGGGGTTCCTTCCCTCACC TGGAGTCCCTGGCCCTGTCGCTGATGGCGGGCTTCGAACAGTGCTGA